The genome window TCATTTAACTGAATATCAAATTGACAAGAAACTTAGCTGGCTCTTCATTTACGCTTTTTCAGGAAAAATCAGAATTGGGTTAAATGATGGGACCCATGACTTAAATCAAGGAAGTTTATTGGTAATAAAACATCCTGATGGTACAAAAATCGCGATTGAAGGAATCGAAAAAAGTGAATTGATTTTTGCTGAAATTTTAACGAAGAAATAATTGGTTTTGAACCAACCCAGCTGACTAAGCAGCTTTAATGCTCCTTTTCTTCAATATTTCAATCCTTAGCATCAGAACAAGAAAAATTCCGGTACATAAAATTGCACGATAGGCATACAGGTCGGCCAACATTCCTTTATTTACAATCAATGAGATAAAAGGAGTGATAAATAATGCGATCCAAATTGAAAAAGCTTCTGTATTCTTTTGCTGATTAATCATCCTTTTTACCACAGGGAAATAGGAAATTACCATTATACTTTGTATCGAAAAATTGGTAACCAAATGATTATTGGATATGGCCCAATAAAGAATAATTAATAAAACTGCAACTAAACATCCCAAATCAAATCGGTTGAAGCGCGTAGTCGGGTCCCCCCAAATAAGGATTGCAATTGAAACCCCAACGACCAAAATAAGATCCGCAAAATTTAACATGTTGTCGCTGATATTATAATCTCCATCAGCAAAATAAGTAAACATACTTATCCCAACAGCCAAACTAAAAAATACCCACATGGCAAGCGATGGACTAATTCTTTTATGATAAAGCAGGTAGATATACCGGGATAAAATAAAAACGTTGAACCCCGAAATGATGATATTTATAATTAATTTTTCAGTAGGCATATTTTGTTTCCACAATCATCAATAAGAACGCAAATGTATGGAAAATAAGCACTACAAATGGAAGGATATTAGGGATCTTTCTCACTTTTTAATTAATACTAACGAAACTTTAATCTCTAAACTTAAAAAGCATAAAAAAACCCGCCTTGATCGGGCGGGTTTCATTTTTTATATGCTTTTCTTTGCCAGATAAAAATCAACTTTTTCAAGACTGGTATCTGCAATCCTTGCATTCATTTCGTCAAGGGTTTTTGGTGGCGGGACGATTACCTTATCCCCTTTTACCCAATTTAACGGAAGAGCGACTTTATATTTATCGGCTACCTGTAATGCTTCGAGTACCCTTAAAATTTCGTTCATATTTCTGCCCACATTCAACGGATAGTACATGATCAACCTTATTTTTTTGTTTGGATCGATAAAGAATACTGCACGAACGGCAGCGGTCTCACTTTCATTAGGTTGAAGCATCCCATAAAGTTTTGACACTTTCATATCAATATCTGCGATGATTGGGAAATCAAAATAAACGCCTGTTTTTTCTTTTACATTGTTAACCCATGCCAAATGTGAGTGAATACTATCGATACTTAAACCCAATAGCTCAGCATTAAATGCATCGAATTCAGATTTACGTTCAGCAAACCCGCTCATTTCTGTTGTACATACCGGTGTAAAATCGGCCGGGTGTGAAAACATTACAACCCATTTATCTTTCGCAAAATTTGAGAATTGGATTGATCCTTTGGTTGTTACTGCCTTAAAATCAGGAGCTATATCCCCAATTCTTGGCATCATTGTGTTGATTACTTCTTGTTCCATAATTGACTTTTTTAATGTTTATTGTTAATTTTTTAATACTAATTGATTATCTTTTTTATTGATCTGATTACAAATGAATCTTAACTGATGTAAGCATTATACATCCAAACCAGTTTTTCCTGCTCACGGATATAATCGCTCATCAATGCATTCGTTCCTTCATCTTCTGCCTCTCCGGCCAATGAAAGAATCTCTCTTTGTTTTTTGATGAGAATTTCAAATGCATCCAGGATAATGCGAATCCCATCCTTGCCATTACTTACGCCTTTGATCTCTTTTATTTCGGAAATATTTAAATAATTTGTATAAGTATGCAGGGGTTCTTCTCCTAAGGTCAGGATCCGTTCAGCAATCTCGTCAACTTTAATTAACAGGTTATTGTACAGTTCTTCAAATTTCAGGTGCAATTCAAAAAAGTTATTACCCTTTACATTCCAATGAAAACCCCGTACATTCATATAATATACCTGATAATTTGCCAGTAATTCATTTAATTTTGCTGAAAGTAAATCAGCCTTTGTTTTATTAATTCCTATTTTATTCATGATTTTATATTTTTTGTGGTTTTTTATGTTAATTGATAGTTCAAAAATACAACAAACCTATATATATGTCAAATCAATATTTATTATCTTTGTATAGATATAATCTATAATCATGACCATTCAACAACTCGAATATGTGGTAGCACTCGATCACTACCGCCATTTTGTAACCGCAGCTTCAAGATGTTACGTCACTCAACCAACATTAACAATGCAGGTCAAAAAACTGGAAGATGAAATTGGATTTCTACTATTCGACAGGACTAAACTTCCTTTAAAACCAACAAAAGCAGGGATAAACTTTATTGAGAAGGCAAAATCAATCATCAGAGAAGTGAGACAGCTGAAAGAAATGGTCTCAAATGACAAAGAAGCAATTGAGGGTGAATTTACGCTTGCAATTATTCCCACCATCGCACCTTATCTTTTACCAGGATTTTTAAAACTCTTTACAAAGAAGTATCCGAAATCGGTTTTATCGATCAAAGAGCTACAAACTCATGAAATTGTAAAGCAAATTAATAATGATCAACTCGACCTTGGAATACTGGCTACTCCCCTATTGGAATCATCCATAAGGGAAATCCCTGTTTATTATGAGCCATTTGTTTTGTATCTATACGAGGGTCATAAACTGATGCAGAAAGAATTTATCGAAGGTAAAGACATTCGAACTGAAGAGCTGTTATTATTGAGTGAGGGGCATTGTTTCAGGGAGCAGGCTCTTGAAGTATGCAATTACTCGGGATATAAGGATCATGAAGGGTTCCGTTACGAAAGCGGCTCAATTGAAACCATTAAACAAATGGTTAATAAAGGCATTGGAATTACACTGATTCCTGAATTAGCAATACTTAACTATAATGATCAAAAATTTAGTCGTCGATTTGCCAAACTCGAACCAAGCCGTGAAATAAGTATCATTACACATAAAAGCTTTGCAAAGGAATCCTTAATTGATATTATTCATCAAACTATCAAGGAAGTTGTGCCGGAACATATGGAAAAAAAAGAAAGAGGAATACGTGTAAAATGGAGGTAAATAATTGGCTTCTTACTTACTTTCATTTATTATGAGGCAATTTATTTTGGTATTCCCGGCTTGGATATATACGAACCATTATTTTCACAGGAATTAAGACATGTTAAACGGAAGTTCCCTAAAATGGATAGATTGCTTATTAATACCGGTGAATGCATCAATACTTTCATTTCAGGTTCTGATTCCAATCTGATTAAGATTGAACTAGAATATGTGACCAAACTGGATGAGAAGTCTGAAGTAAAATAAATTATAATAGATGTAACTATTAGTTGTCTTCAAACGTCTTAGGGTGTTATTATTCAATATTATCAAAGCAAATAAAATAAAAGATGACATTGATAAAAAAAATAATACCATTAATATTCATAGCATTGGTATCATTCAGTTGCCAAGAATCTAAAAAGGAAAAAAAAGAACTTATTGCCCAACTTGACAGCATTATGACGTCAGCATACAAACCTGATGAGCCGGGGGCTTCAGTTCTCGTATTTAAAGAAGGGGAGATATTGCTCAAAAAAGGCTATGGTTTAGCCAATTTAGAAATGAAAGTGCCCATTAATCCAAAGAGTGTTTTCAACATCGGATCGATTACAAAACAGTTCACGGCACAAGCTATTCTGTTGCTCGGGGAACAAGGAAAATTGTCTCTAACAGATCCCATCCAGAAATATTTGCCGGATTATCCTCATGCAGATAAAAAGATCACCATTGAAAACCTGCTCACACATACATCCGGGATCATAGATGTTTTTGAGGTATCGCAATGGTTTTCCATGTGGGAAAAAGAATTGACACCCCAACAATTTGTTGATGTTTTTAAGGACATCCCTTTGTTATCGGAACCGGGTACTCAGTACCATTACAGCAATGTAAATTATGGCATACTTGGTTTGATCATTGAAAATATTTCGGGGGAAAGCCACAAAGACTTTCTAATTGAGAATTTCTTTAAACCCATAGGAATGAACAATACATATATCTTAAAAAATAATGATAAAATTGAAAATACTGCTATGGGGTATTTTAAAGCAAATGAGTCTATCGAAAATGCCCCCACCATCAACTACTCTCATCTGCTTGCCGCCGGAAGCATTTGGTCGTGCACCGATGATATGGTTAAATGGTATGAGTGGTTATCGGAAAAGTACAAATCCAACGATCCAAAGATTAAAAAAGCATTGACACGTTACATTTTAGCTGATGGATCAGAAACGAATAACGGGTACGGGATGATGCTTTATCTTCTCCAAGGTTGCCCTGTTGCTGGAAACAATGGTAGCATGCTGGGATATACAAATTACACCCTTTGGCTCTATGAAGATGATATTGTTGTTGTGCTATTGAGCAATTATAGATACGAAGGTACTGATCCTGATTTAACTGCGGCATACGATGTAACTGCACGAGCTAAAAAGTTAGCCGAAACCGTAATGGGAAAAACCAGTGTCACTGCTAATTTCATTACACTCCCCGAAAACGAATTGGATAAATATACAGGGGTTTACAAAATTGAAGAAAATGCATTCAGGATCATCACCCGAAAAGGCAACCAATTGTATTCAAAAAGAAGTGGTTCCTCAAAAAAAGCCATGAACCCAATAACGCAAACTTTGTTCCAAACCACCGATGGATCTAATATAGAATTTGTTTTTAATGAAAAAGGTGAAGCCGTTGAAGCAAATTGGCGTCAACCAGATGGTACCTTATCCATAGCCCAACGAACAGATATCCCTCTTCCCGAAGAGAAAAAACCGGTTGTCATCACTGACGACGAATATA of Bacteroidota bacterium contains these proteins:
- a CDS encoding peroxiredoxin → MEQEVINTMMPRIGDIAPDFKAVTTKGSIQFSNFAKDKWVVMFSHPADFTPVCTTEMSGFAERKSEFDAFNAELLGLSIDSIHSHLAWVNNVKEKTGVYFDFPIIADIDMKVSKLYGMLQPNESETAAVRAVFFIDPNKKIRLIMYYPLNVGRNMNEILRVLEALQVADKYKVALPLNWVKGDKVIVPPPKTLDEMNARIADTSLEKVDFYLAKKSI
- a CDS encoding DNA starvation/stationary phase protection protein, whose product is MNKIGINKTKADLLSAKLNELLANYQVYYMNVRGFHWNVKGNNFFELHLKFEELYNNLLIKVDEIAERILTLGEEPLHTYTNYLNISEIKEIKGVSNGKDGIRIILDAFEILIKKQREILSLAGEAEDEGTNALMSDYIREQEKLVWMYNAYIS
- a CDS encoding LysR family transcriptional regulator — its product is MTIQQLEYVVALDHYRHFVTAASRCYVTQPTLTMQVKKLEDEIGFLLFDRTKLPLKPTKAGINFIEKAKSIIREVRQLKEMVSNDKEAIEGEFTLAIIPTIAPYLLPGFLKLFTKKYPKSVLSIKELQTHEIVKQINNDQLDLGILATPLLESSIREIPVYYEPFVLYLYEGHKLMQKEFIEGKDIRTEELLLLSEGHCFREQALEVCNYSGYKDHEGFRYESGSIETIKQMVNKGIGITLIPELAILNYNDQKFSRRFAKLEPSREISIITHKSFAKESLIDIIHQTIKEVVPEHMEKKERGIRVKWR
- a CDS encoding beta-lactamase family protein, which produces MTLIKKIIPLIFIALVSFSCQESKKEKKELIAQLDSIMTSAYKPDEPGASVLVFKEGEILLKKGYGLANLEMKVPINPKSVFNIGSITKQFTAQAILLLGEQGKLSLTDPIQKYLPDYPHADKKITIENLLTHTSGIIDVFEVSQWFSMWEKELTPQQFVDVFKDIPLLSEPGTQYHYSNVNYGILGLIIENISGESHKDFLIENFFKPIGMNNTYILKNNDKIENTAMGYFKANESIENAPTINYSHLLAAGSIWSCTDDMVKWYEWLSEKYKSNDPKIKKALTRYILADGSETNNGYGMMLYLLQGCPVAGNNGSMLGYTNYTLWLYEDDIVVVLLSNYRYEGTDPDLTAAYDVTARAKKLAETVMGKTSVTANFITLPENELDKYTGVYKIEENAFRIITRKGNQLYSKRSGSSKKAMNPITQTLFQTTDGSNIEFVFNEKGEAVEANWRQPDGTLSIAQRTDIPLPEEKKPVVITDDEYKAVCGLYKMMVVFNVNVYMNDRNSIIVESKQRGKSVFYPESPTKFFLKDDDDIVIDFLKNKQGVVNEFKMTTGGRTFSAKKAD